In Procambarus clarkii isolate CNS0578487 chromosome 5, FALCON_Pclarkii_2.0, whole genome shotgun sequence, the following are encoded in one genomic region:
- the LOC138352104 gene encoding uncharacterized protein, producing MRLTAVVDDNTGDAPAVVDDNTGDVTAVVDDNTGDVTAVVDDNTGDVTAVVDDNTGDVTAVVDDNTGDAPAVVDDNTGDAPAVVDDNTGDVTAVVDDNTGDVTAVVDDNTGDAPAVVDDNTGDAPAVVDDNTGDAPAVVDDNAGDAPAVVDDNTGDAPAVVDDNTGDVTAVVDDNTGDAPAVVDDNAGDAPAVVDDNTGDAPAVVDDNTGDVTAVVDDNTGDAPAVVDDNTGDAPAVVDDTAVVIGAAAVVDGSDAVDAVVAVVTVFPPSYFTVRCSNNRPKTYSFDTEQAADYDFIQLQRSPT from the exons CTGTTGTTGATGACAATACTGGTGATGCTCCTGCTGTTGTTGATGACAATACTGGTGATGTAACTGCTGTTGTTGATGACAATACTGGTGATGTAACTGCTGTTGTTGATGACAATACTGGTGATGTAACTGCTGTTGTTGATGACAATACTGGTGATGTAACTGCTGTTGTTGATGACAATACTGGTGATGCTCCAGCTGTTGTTGATGACAATACTGGTGATGCTCCTGCTGTTGTTGATGACAATACTGGTGATGTAACTGCTGTTGTTGATGACAATACTGGTGATGTAACTGCTGTTGTTGATGACAATACTGGTGATGCTCCAGCTGTTGTTGATGACAATACTGGTGATGCTCCTGCTGTTGTTGATGACAATACTGGTGATGCTCCTGCTGTTGTTGATGACAATGCTGGTGATGCTCCTGCTGTTGTTGATGACAATACTGGTGATGCTCCTGCTGTTGTTGATGACAATACTGGTGATGTAACTGCTGTTGTTGATGACAATACTGGTGATGCTCCTGCTGTTGTTGATGACAATGCTGGTGATGCTCCTGCTGTTGTTGATGACAATACTGGTGATGCTCCTGCTGTTGTTGATGACAATACTGGTGATGTAACTGCTGTTGTTGATGACAATACTGGTGATGCCCCTGCTGTTGTTGATGACAATACTGGTGATGCTCCTGCTGTTGTTGATGATACTGCTGTTGTTATTGGAGCTGCAGCTGTTGTTGATGGCAGTGATGCTGTTGACGCTGTCGTTGCTGTT gtaacggtttttccaccctcctattttactgtgaggtgtagtaaCAATCGACCCAAgacctacagcttcgacacagagcaggcagcagactacgacttcatccagctacaacgctctcccacatag